Proteins encoded within one genomic window of Anastrepha ludens isolate Willacy chromosome 4, idAnaLude1.1, whole genome shotgun sequence:
- the LOC128860008 gene encoding gonadal protein gdl — protein MESELPSTSASALAACNSGASTQAQDYTQLTPEFLQRKLYFLVDQLKQMHAQLPENYQIRISYELLTELANSLLNDTIFEIVKGLMEIQNVTEKHLLTLRKQVETDFELEMQEWRSKITDPEELSHIEQLMQVKHAKKMRETDMKLIALLDQKVKDQQSTLHKAGVAGFYTTDNSKEIKIQMFLLDFIIRLSRIKFEPHK, from the exons ATGGAGTCAGAGTTGCCCTCCACCAGCGCCAGCGCTTTAGCTGCTTGCAATTCAGGTGCCAGCACACAGGCGCAAGATTACACACAACTCACACCGGAGTTCCTGCAGCGTAAACTTTATTTTCTGGTGGATCAGCTAAAACAGATGCACGCACAACTGCCAGA AAACTACCAAATACGCATCTCCTATGAGCTGCTCACCGAGTTGGCCAACTCGCTACTAAATGACACCATTTTTGAGATTGTCAAAGGACTCATGGAAATACAGAACGTAACAGAGAAACATTTACTAACACTACGCAAGCAAGTTGAAACAGATTTTGAGTTGGAAATGCAAGAATGGCGCAGTAAAATAACTGATCCGGAAGAATTAAGTCACATTGAACAACTCATGCAAGTAAAGCACGCGAAGAAGATGCGTGAAACTGATATGAAGTTAATAGCGCTGTTGGAtcaaaag GTAAAAGACCAGCAAAGCACACTGCACAAAGCAGGTGTGGCGGGATTTTATACCACCGACAATTCCAAggaaatcaaaatacaaatgTTCCTTTTGGATTTTATTATACGGCTAAGTAGAATTAAATTTGAACCGCATAAATAA